The genomic segment GTCAATATATCAGAAACAGGAATAAAATTAAATAAGGGGATGGGTTATTTCCAAGTGAAACTAAACAACGATATTGTAATAGGTATAGATCTGGGCGGCTCTGCTATTCGTCTGTCAACCGTCATGAGGAGCGGCAGACTACGGCATTCAAGGAGGGTATCCATCTCCTCAAGACGTGACAAAAAACATGTCATCTCCTCTATCGCTGCTAACATTAAAGAACTTATACAGATTGAAGAGGGACGCGGCAAAAAGGTAATGGCCATAGGTATAGGCTCTCCAGGTATAATTGATCTGAAAAGAGGGGTTGTTTTGACCTCACCCAATTTTAAAGATTGGAAAGATGTGCGGCTAAGGGCCATTCTTGAAAGAGAGTCTAATCTGCCGGTTGTGCTCGATAACGATGCCAATGCAGCAGCATATGGTGAAAAATGGAAGGGGGCTGGACGTAAGGTCAATAGCCTGGTCTGTCTTACCATGGGAACAGGTATAGGAGGAGGAATTATTCTTAACGGTGAGATATGGCATGGCGCCGACGGAATGTCAGGTGAAATAGGACACATGACTGTAAACCCGGATGGACCGCACTGCAATTGCGG from the Nitrospirota bacterium genome contains:
- a CDS encoding ROK family protein is translated as MKLNNDIVIGIDLGGSAIRLSTVMRSGRLRHSRRVSISSRRDKKHVISSIAANIKELIQIEEGRGKKVMAIGIGSPGIIDLKRGVVLTSPNFKDWKDVRLRAILERESNLPVVLDNDANAAAYGEKWKGAGRKVNSLVCLTMGTGIGGGIILNGEIWHGADGMSGEIGHMTVNPDGPHCNCGNNGCLETYSSATGMVRSAVTSLNNGKRSVLKKLSYGDNSSITAKMIYESALKGDRLSVDILAEAGKYLGIAMANLINIINPEMIVLAGAVAGAWDLFMPSARKEIKKRAFKVLAERTKIVRGKLIDTAGIVGAAGLALKQL